One Phaseolus vulgaris cultivar G19833 chromosome 11, P. vulgaris v2.0, whole genome shotgun sequence genomic window carries:
- the LOC137825217 gene encoding dehydration-responsive element-binding protein 1F-like, translating into MDIENNESPCSTSLSPPNPNPQPSNANPSHKRKAGRKKFRETRHPVYRGVRQRNGNKWVCEIREPIKKSRIWVGTYPTPEMAARAHDVAVLALNGISANFNFPDSVSLLPLAKSCSAPDIREAAKAATLDQAFIPIPNTAFSSSSHGNSNFEENGNGEDSCLSISMQNDESETVFFDEEALYNMPGLLDSMAEGLLITPPSTKTALDWDHIGSEIDLTLWNN; encoded by the coding sequence atggaCATTGAGAACAACGAATCTCCTTGTTCCACTTCACTGTCTCCACCAAACCCTAATCCACAACCCAGCAATGCTAATCCATCTCACAAGAGGAAAGCAGGTAGAAAGAAGTTTAGGGAGACGCGGCACCCTGTGTATAGGGGTGTACGCCAAAGAAACGGCAACAAATGGGTGTGTGAAATTAGGgaaccaataaaaaaatcaaggaTTTGGGTAGGCACATACCCCACTCCTGAAATGGCTGCTAGGGCACATGACGTGGCTGTCTTAGCCCTTAATGGCATCTCTGCTAACTTCAATTTCCCGGATTCTGTTTCCCTTCTCCCCCTTGCAAAGTCTTGTTCTGCTCCAGATATAAGGGAAGCAGCAAAAGCTGCTACTCTTGATCAGGCTTTCATACCAATACCAAACActgccttttcttcttcctctcatGGCAATTCTAATTTTGAAGAAAATGGGAATGGTGAAGACAGTTGTTTGAGCATCAGCATGCAGAATGATGAGTCTGAAACAGTGTTCTTTGATGAGGAGGCACTGTATAATATGCCAGGTCTGTTGGATAGTATGGCAGAGGGTTTACTAATTACTCCACCCTCTACCAAAACAGCTCTGGACTGGGATCATATAGGTTCTGAAATAGACCTTACTCTCTGGAATAACTAG